The Bubalus bubalis isolate 160015118507 breed Murrah chromosome 18, NDDB_SH_1, whole genome shotgun sequence genome contains a region encoding:
- the CES2 gene encoding cocaine esterase isoform X3, whose translation MKRMELWNVTLPSTSMSEDCLYLNIHTPAHSHEGSNLPVMVWIHGGGLVLGMASMYDGSALAAFGDVVVVVIQYRLGLLGFFNTGDKHATGNWGYLDQVAALRWVQQNIAYFGGDPGRVTIFGESAGGISVSLHVISPMSQGLFHGAIMESGVALLPGFTINSSDKVTKVVANLSACGQIDSEALVDCLRHKNEEEVLAINKLIKIIPGVVDGIFLPKHPLELLASDDFQPVPSIIGVNNDEYGWIIPLTMNDSDTRREISRESVRHALQELSTMMTMPPEFGELLMEEYIEDSEDHQTLQNQFHEMMGDYIFVIPALQVAMFHRSHAPVYFYEFQHQSSFFKDIRPSYVRADHGDEVRFLFRNEQIRFTEEEELLSRKMIKYWANFARNQNPNGEGLPHWPMFDQEDQYMQLNTQPAVGRALKAHRLQFWMKTLPQKTQELMETKEKHTEL comes from the exons ATGAAAAGAATGGAACTATGGAATGTGACCCTGCCTTCTACCTCCATGTCTGAAGATTGTCTGTACCTCAACATCCACACACCTGCCCATTCCCATGAGGGCTCCAATCTGCCT GTGATGGTGTGGATCCATGGTGGCGGGCTTGTCCTGGGCATGGCATCCATGTATGACGGCTCTGCGCTGGCAGCCTTTGGAGACGTGGTGGTGGTCGTTATCCAGTACCGCCTGGGTTTGCTGGGCTTCTTCAA CACTGGAGACAAGCACGCAACTGGTAACTGGGGCTACCTGGATCAAGTGGCCGCACTGCGCTGGGTCCAGCAGAATATCGCCTACTTTGGAGGCGACCCTGGCCGTGTCACAATTTTTGGCGAGTCTGCGGGTGGCATAAGCGTTTCTTTGCATGTCATATCCCCCATGTCCCAAGGACTCTTCCATGGCGCCATCATGGAGAGTGGCGTGGCCCTGCTGCCTGGCTTCACCATCAACTCATCTGACAAGGTCACCAAA GTGGTAGCCAACCTGTCTGCCTGTGGCCAGATTGACTCAGAGGCCCTGGTGGACTGCCTGCGGCACAAGAATGAAGAGGAGGTTCTGGCCATCAACAAG CTCATCAAGATCATCCCCGGCGTGGTGGATGGGATCTTCCTGCCCAAGCACCCCCTGGAGCTGCTGGCCTCTGACGACTTTCAACCTGTCCCCAGCATCATTGGTGTCAACAATGATGAGTACGGTTGGATCATCCCCTTG ACCATGAACGATTCTGACACCAGGAGGGAAATAAGCAGAGAGTCCGTGAGGCATGCCTTGCAGGAATTGTCAACAATGATG ACTATGCCTCCTGAGTTTGGTGAGCTGTTGATGGAGGAGTACATAGAGGACAGTGAAGACCACCAAACCCTCCAAAACCAGTTCCATGAGATGATGGGGGACTACATTTTTGTGATCCCTGCACTCCAAGTAGCAATGTTTCATC GTTCCCATGCCCCTGTCTACTTCTATGAGTTCCAACATCAGTCCAGCTTCTTCAAGGATATCAGGCCAAGCTATGTGAGGGCAGACCATGGAGATGAGGTTCGCTTCCTCTTCAGGAATGAGCAAA TCCGATTCacggaggaggaggagctgctgAGCAGGAAGATGATCAAGTATTGGGCCAACTTTGCTCGAAATCA GAACCCCAATGGTGAGGGTCTGCCCCACTGGCCGATGTTCGACCAGGAGGACCAATACATGCAGCTGAACACGCAGCCTGCAGTGGGCCGGGCCCTGAAGGCCCACAGGCTCCAGTTCTGGATGAAGACCCTACCCCAGAAGACACAGGAGCTAATGGAGACCAAGGAGAAGCACACAGAACTATAG
- the CES2 gene encoding cocaine esterase isoform X2, translating to MKSRVPAGSAEKTSELTMKSDGPRLRLRAVAFGFLLLLVPGQGQDSTRPVRTTHTGKVQGSLVYVKNADVGVHTFLGIPFAKPPVGPLRFAPPEPPESWSGVKDGTSQPAKCPQDPNGMKRMELWNVTLPSTSMSEDCLYLNIHTPAHSHEGSNLPVMVWIHGGGLVLGMASMYDGSALAAFGDVVVVVIQYRLGLLGFFNTGDKHATGNWGYLDQVAALRWVQQNIAYFGGDPGRVTIFGESAGGISVSLHVISPMSQGLFHGAIMESGVALLPGFTINSSDKVTKVVANLSACGQIDSEALVDCLRHKNEEEVLAINKLIKIIPGVVDGIFLPKHPLELLASDDFQPVPSIIGVNNDEYGWIIPLTMNDSDTRREISRESVRHALQELSTMMTMPPEFGELLMEEYIEDSEDHQTLQNQFHEMMGDYIFVIPALQVAMFHRSHAPVYFYEFQHQSSFFKDIRPSYVRADHGDEVRFLFRNEQIRFTEEEELLSRKMIKYWANFARNQNPNGEGLPHWPMFDQEDQYMQLNTQPAVGRALKAHRLQFWMKTLPQKTQELMETKEKHTEL from the exons ATGAAAAGCCGTGTGCCCGCCGGTAGTGCAGAAAAGACCTCTGAGCTCACGATGAAGTCGGACGGGCCTCGCTTGCGTCTGAGGGCCGTGGCCTTCGGGTTCTTGCTTCTCCTCGTCCCGGGCCAGG GCCAGGACTCTACCCGCCCTGTCCGgaccacacacacagggaaggtACAGGGGAGCCTTGTCTACGTGAAGAATGCTGATGTGGGGGTCCACACCTTCTTGGGAATTCCCTTTGCCAAGCCACCTGTAGGGCCTCTGCGATTTGCACCCCCGGAGCCCCCAGAATCTTGGAGTGGTGTAAAGGATGGGACTTCCCAGCCAGCCAA GTGTCCCCAGGACCCCAATGGCATGAAAAGAATGGAACTATGGAATGTGACCCTGCCTTCTACCTCCATGTCTGAAGATTGTCTGTACCTCAACATCCACACACCTGCCCATTCCCATGAGGGCTCCAATCTGCCT GTGATGGTGTGGATCCATGGTGGCGGGCTTGTCCTGGGCATGGCATCCATGTATGACGGCTCTGCGCTGGCAGCCTTTGGAGACGTGGTGGTGGTCGTTATCCAGTACCGCCTGGGTTTGCTGGGCTTCTTCAA CACTGGAGACAAGCACGCAACTGGTAACTGGGGCTACCTGGATCAAGTGGCCGCACTGCGCTGGGTCCAGCAGAATATCGCCTACTTTGGAGGCGACCCTGGCCGTGTCACAATTTTTGGCGAGTCTGCGGGTGGCATAAGCGTTTCTTTGCATGTCATATCCCCCATGTCCCAAGGACTCTTCCATGGCGCCATCATGGAGAGTGGCGTGGCCCTGCTGCCTGGCTTCACCATCAACTCATCTGACAAGGTCACCAAA GTGGTAGCCAACCTGTCTGCCTGTGGCCAGATTGACTCAGAGGCCCTGGTGGACTGCCTGCGGCACAAGAATGAAGAGGAGGTTCTGGCCATCAACAAG CTCATCAAGATCATCCCCGGCGTGGTGGATGGGATCTTCCTGCCCAAGCACCCCCTGGAGCTGCTGGCCTCTGACGACTTTCAACCTGTCCCCAGCATCATTGGTGTCAACAATGATGAGTACGGTTGGATCATCCCCTTG ACCATGAACGATTCTGACACCAGGAGGGAAATAAGCAGAGAGTCCGTGAGGCATGCCTTGCAGGAATTGTCAACAATGATG ACTATGCCTCCTGAGTTTGGTGAGCTGTTGATGGAGGAGTACATAGAGGACAGTGAAGACCACCAAACCCTCCAAAACCAGTTCCATGAGATGATGGGGGACTACATTTTTGTGATCCCTGCACTCCAAGTAGCAATGTTTCATC GTTCCCATGCCCCTGTCTACTTCTATGAGTTCCAACATCAGTCCAGCTTCTTCAAGGATATCAGGCCAAGCTATGTGAGGGCAGACCATGGAGATGAGGTTCGCTTCCTCTTCAGGAATGAGCAAA TCCGATTCacggaggaggaggagctgctgAGCAGGAAGATGATCAAGTATTGGGCCAACTTTGCTCGAAATCA GAACCCCAATGGTGAGGGTCTGCCCCACTGGCCGATGTTCGACCAGGAGGACCAATACATGCAGCTGAACACGCAGCCTGCAGTGGGCCGGGCCCTGAAGGCCCACAGGCTCCAGTTCTGGATGAAGACCCTACCCCAGAAGACACAGGAGCTAATGGAGACCAAGGAGAAGCACACAGAACTATAG
- the LOC102391946 gene encoding 40S ribosomal protein S29-like — protein sequence MGHQQLYWIHQRKFGQSSRSCWVCSNHHGLIQKYGLKMCRQRFHQYANDISFVKLD from the coding sequence ATGGGTCACCAGCAGCTCTATTGGATCCATCAGAGAAAATTCGGCCAGAGTTCTCGCTCTTGCTGGGTCTGCTCAAACCACCATGGTCTGATCCAAAAATACGGCCTCAAAATGTGCCGCCAGCGTTTCCACCAGTATGCGAACGACATCAGCTTCGTTAAGTTGGACTAA
- the CES2 gene encoding cocaine esterase isoform X1 codes for MKSRVPAGSAEKTSELTMKSDGPRLRLRAVAFGFLLLLVPGQGEAPAQGDIGTGVGQDSTRPVRTTHTGKVQGSLVYVKNADVGVHTFLGIPFAKPPVGPLRFAPPEPPESWSGVKDGTSQPAKCPQDPNGMKRMELWNVTLPSTSMSEDCLYLNIHTPAHSHEGSNLPVMVWIHGGGLVLGMASMYDGSALAAFGDVVVVVIQYRLGLLGFFNTGDKHATGNWGYLDQVAALRWVQQNIAYFGGDPGRVTIFGESAGGISVSLHVISPMSQGLFHGAIMESGVALLPGFTINSSDKVTKVVANLSACGQIDSEALVDCLRHKNEEEVLAINKLIKIIPGVVDGIFLPKHPLELLASDDFQPVPSIIGVNNDEYGWIIPLTMNDSDTRREISRESVRHALQELSTMMTMPPEFGELLMEEYIEDSEDHQTLQNQFHEMMGDYIFVIPALQVAMFHRSHAPVYFYEFQHQSSFFKDIRPSYVRADHGDEVRFLFRNEQIRFTEEEELLSRKMIKYWANFARNQNPNGEGLPHWPMFDQEDQYMQLNTQPAVGRALKAHRLQFWMKTLPQKTQELMETKEKHTEL; via the exons ATGAAAAGCCGTGTGCCCGCCGGTAGTGCAGAAAAGACCTCTGAGCTCACGATGAAGTCGGACGGGCCTCGCTTGCGTCTGAGGGCCGTGGCCTTCGGGTTCTTGCTTCTCCTCGTCCCGGGCCAGGGTGAGGCTCCCGCGCAGGGCGACATAGGGACCGGGGTAG GCCAGGACTCTACCCGCCCTGTCCGgaccacacacacagggaaggtACAGGGGAGCCTTGTCTACGTGAAGAATGCTGATGTGGGGGTCCACACCTTCTTGGGAATTCCCTTTGCCAAGCCACCTGTAGGGCCTCTGCGATTTGCACCCCCGGAGCCCCCAGAATCTTGGAGTGGTGTAAAGGATGGGACTTCCCAGCCAGCCAA GTGTCCCCAGGACCCCAATGGCATGAAAAGAATGGAACTATGGAATGTGACCCTGCCTTCTACCTCCATGTCTGAAGATTGTCTGTACCTCAACATCCACACACCTGCCCATTCCCATGAGGGCTCCAATCTGCCT GTGATGGTGTGGATCCATGGTGGCGGGCTTGTCCTGGGCATGGCATCCATGTATGACGGCTCTGCGCTGGCAGCCTTTGGAGACGTGGTGGTGGTCGTTATCCAGTACCGCCTGGGTTTGCTGGGCTTCTTCAA CACTGGAGACAAGCACGCAACTGGTAACTGGGGCTACCTGGATCAAGTGGCCGCACTGCGCTGGGTCCAGCAGAATATCGCCTACTTTGGAGGCGACCCTGGCCGTGTCACAATTTTTGGCGAGTCTGCGGGTGGCATAAGCGTTTCTTTGCATGTCATATCCCCCATGTCCCAAGGACTCTTCCATGGCGCCATCATGGAGAGTGGCGTGGCCCTGCTGCCTGGCTTCACCATCAACTCATCTGACAAGGTCACCAAA GTGGTAGCCAACCTGTCTGCCTGTGGCCAGATTGACTCAGAGGCCCTGGTGGACTGCCTGCGGCACAAGAATGAAGAGGAGGTTCTGGCCATCAACAAG CTCATCAAGATCATCCCCGGCGTGGTGGATGGGATCTTCCTGCCCAAGCACCCCCTGGAGCTGCTGGCCTCTGACGACTTTCAACCTGTCCCCAGCATCATTGGTGTCAACAATGATGAGTACGGTTGGATCATCCCCTTG ACCATGAACGATTCTGACACCAGGAGGGAAATAAGCAGAGAGTCCGTGAGGCATGCCTTGCAGGAATTGTCAACAATGATG ACTATGCCTCCTGAGTTTGGTGAGCTGTTGATGGAGGAGTACATAGAGGACAGTGAAGACCACCAAACCCTCCAAAACCAGTTCCATGAGATGATGGGGGACTACATTTTTGTGATCCCTGCACTCCAAGTAGCAATGTTTCATC GTTCCCATGCCCCTGTCTACTTCTATGAGTTCCAACATCAGTCCAGCTTCTTCAAGGATATCAGGCCAAGCTATGTGAGGGCAGACCATGGAGATGAGGTTCGCTTCCTCTTCAGGAATGAGCAAA TCCGATTCacggaggaggaggagctgctgAGCAGGAAGATGATCAAGTATTGGGCCAACTTTGCTCGAAATCA GAACCCCAATGGTGAGGGTCTGCCCCACTGGCCGATGTTCGACCAGGAGGACCAATACATGCAGCTGAACACGCAGCCTGCAGTGGGCCGGGCCCTGAAGGCCCACAGGCTCCAGTTCTGGATGAAGACCCTACCCCAGAAGACACAGGAGCTAATGGAGACCAAGGAGAAGCACACAGAACTATAG
- the CIAO2B gene encoding cytosolic iron-sulfur assembly component 2B: MPTVAGCGSAMVGGGGMGGSLLENANPLIYERSGDRPVTAGEEDEQVPDSIDAREIFDLIRSINDPEHPLTLEELNVVEQVRVQVSDPESTVAVAFTPTIPHCSMATLIGLSIKVKLLRSLPQRFKMDVHITPGTHASEHAVNKQLADKERVAAALENTHLLEVVNQCLSARS, translated from the exons ATGCCTACGGTCGCCGGCTGCGGTTCCGCGATGGTGGGCGGCGGCGGGATGGGGGGCAGTCTCCTGGAGAACGCTAACCCCCTCATCTACGAGCGCTCTGGGGACCGGCCAGTGACCGCGGGCGAGGAGGACGAGCAGGTTCCAGACAGCATCGACGCGCGCGAGATCTTCG ATTTGATTCGCTCCATCAATGACCCGGAGCATCCCCTGACGCTAGAAGAATTGAACGTAGTAGAGCAAGTCCGGGTTCAG GTGAGCGACCCCGAGAGCACAGTGGCTGTGGCCTTCACACCCACCATTCCACACTGCAGTATGGCCACCCTTATTGGCCTGTCCATCAAAGTCAAGCTTCTGCGATCCCTTCCCCAGCGTTTCAAG ATGGATGTGCACATTACACCAGGGACCCATGCCTCAGAACATGCAG TGAACAAGCAGCTTGCAGATAAAGAGCGGGTGGCAGCTGCCCTAGAGAACACCCACCTGCTTGAGGTTGTGAACCAGTGTCTGTCAGCCCGGTCTTGA